TCCCTATCAAGATTTTTAATTAATGAAAAAATGCCATTTATTAAAGATCAAATCATGCCTGCGTTACTAAAAATATATGAGGATATGACTAGCCTCAGTGATGCAGTTAACATGATGAACAATCTGCCAGAGAATTTATTTGAGAGTCATACTATAATAACATTTCTTAGCTCGATATCTAAAATCATAAAAAGTCTGATAACAAATGCTCTTAGTTCAAGCATTGATTTAATCAATACGTTGGTGCTCGTATTCATTACCATTATTTTGTTATTTTATATGCTATATGACTGGCCTTCAATAATTAGAAGTATCAATAGTCTAATACCTATATCTTATCGCGAAATAGTTAAGGGTTATTTTATCCAGATTGATTTGCTAATATCAGCATATCTTAGAGGTCAAGTTAGTGTCTGCCTGATAATGGCAATATTTTATTCTATTGGACTTAAGATATTAAACATGAATTACTGGCTACTAACTGGCCTAATCTCTGGCATTATGACTTTTATACCATACATTGGTTCTCTGTCATGTACAATGCTTGCATTACTCATCGCAATATCACAATTTGATACTTTATTTATGTACTTTGCAGTTCTATCGCTTTTTATCATTGGACAAGCAGCAGAAGGTATGGTAATCACCCCATTTTTGATAGGCAAAAAAGTAAAACTCCATCCTATCTGGATTATTATCGGCATGACAATTTGTGCCTCACAGATTGGATTTTTAGGTATACTGTTTTCTATCCCTATTACTGCAATTTCTTGCGTTTTTATAAAGGCTATTGTAAATAGCTATATCAGTAGTGAGTTTTATAATAAAAGCAAATGCAGTTAAGCCTTTTTGAACATCAAGAAAGCCATGCTTATGAAGATTATATAATTCTAACAGGAAATAAACATGCCCATGACTTCATAGTAAATGATAAAACGTGGAACTGTTTAATTTTGTATGGTCCTTCTGGTTCAGGCAAAACTCATCTTGCTCATATCTGGCAGAAATTAAATAAAGCTATTTTTATTAATCTCAATAATTTTGTTGATGCTGTAAATTCTAGCAATGCCTTTATCTTGGAAGATATAGAAAAAATCCAAAACGAGGTGCTGTTTCTACATTGCTATAATTACGCAAAAGAAAATGGTAAAAAGTTACTTTTAACTTCATCACTAATACCTAATGCCCTGGCCTTTAAGCTCAATGATTTAAAATCAAGGATACTATCTACAATCAGTGTAGGTATCACATTGGAAAGTGAAGAATTATTTAGGCTTTTGCTAATAAAACAATTAACAGATAGGCAGCTACAAGTTAACCCCAGGATAATTGATTATATATTAACACAATCTGAACGTTCATTTGAGAGAATAAAGCATATCGTTGATACAATTGATAAAAAATCAGTGTATAGGTCTACTGGTATAACAATACCTTTTGTGCGTTCTGTATTAAACCTTGGTGATTCTCAAAACCTTTAACTTGAGTATAGGAATTTTTAATTTGACATTTTAATATTTCTTTTGCCTTCTCTATTGCATAAATTAAGTTGGCTTCTTCCTTTGTCTTATCCTTAATGTTAATTACACGCGAATGTGAATTTGCTGGAAATGTAACTAAACTTACTTCCCACAAATCTACTTTATTTAAGGCTCTCACACCCGTTTTTTGATCAATGTCATACTGCAAAGGCACATAGCCAATTGATAAAGAATCAATTGTACCAGACTTTAGCATTACATATGCTTCTCTTGCTTTTTGTAGGTCCAGCAGCAGGTTTGCTACTATATAAAGACCAACTTTATTTTCGTTGATTTCCAAAATATTGCCAATTGGCTCATCGTGTTGATGTTGCCACAATAACTTTATCC
This sequence is a window from Candidatus Mesenet endosymbiont of Phosphuga atrata. Protein-coding genes within it:
- a CDS encoding AI-2E family transporter, whose amino-acid sequence is MSNKLNYYITSCLVALLFIAILYIIQPILSPLAVAAIVAYLLNPCINKLEKYKLPRSCSVLFVLLTFLMLFLAFLVIVAPIAYVQLISLSRFLINEKMPFIKDQIMPALLKIYEDMTSLSDAVNMMNNLPENLFESHTIITFLSSISKIIKSLITNALSSSIDLINTLVLVFITIILLFYMLYDWPSIIRSINSLIPISYREIVKGYFIQIDLLISAYLRGQVSVCLIMAIFYSIGLKILNMNYWLLTGLISGIMTFIPYIGSLSCTMLALLIAISQFDTLFMYFAVLSLFIIGQAAEGMVITPFLIGKKVKLHPIWIIIGMTICASQIGFLGILFSIPITAISCVFIKAIVNSYISSEFYNKSKCS
- a CDS encoding HdaA/DnaA family protein, with protein sequence MQLSLFEHQESHAYEDYIILTGNKHAHDFIVNDKTWNCLILYGPSGSGKTHLAHIWQKLNKAIFINLNNFVDAVNSSNAFILEDIEKIQNEVLFLHCYNYAKENGKKLLLTSSLIPNALAFKLNDLKSRILSTISVGITLESEELFRLLLIKQLTDRQLQVNPRIIDYILTQSERSFERIKHIVDTIDKKSVYRSTGITIPFVRSVLNLGDSQNL
- a CDS encoding HK97 family phage prohead protease, translated to MNKKFFSSALSLKSIGENGIFSGYASVFNIVDEQDDVILPGAFTETILKKAGRIKLLWQHQHDEPIGNILEINENKVGLYIVANLLLDLQKAREAYVMLKSGTIDSLSIGYVPLQYDIDQKTGVRALNKVDLWEVSLVTFPANSHSRVINIKDKTKEEANLIYAIEKAKEILKCQIKNSYTQVKGFENHQGLIQNAQKVLLYQ